The proteins below are encoded in one region of Enhydrobacter sp.:
- a CDS encoding ABC transporter ATP-binding protein — translation MTALLEVERLRVNFRATAAVRGASLAVARGETHCLVGESGCGKSVTALAVMNLLARGGERHAERLAFEGQDLLKLPERGMARLRGNAMAMIFQEPMTSLNPAYTIGSQMTEVLRRHKGASQRAATDRAADLLARVGITAPGMRLGQFPHQLSGGLRQRVMIAMALMCEPRLLIADEPTTALDVTVQAQILRLLAGLQRDLGLGLLLITHDLGIVARVATRVSVMYAGEVVESAPTAELFANPRHPYTQGLLRCVPVPGKIRRDQPLGAIRGTVPRIGAGFAGCAFRERCDLADETCRNAIPRHSASAAHDYLCRLPA, via the coding sequence GTGACGGCGCTGCTGGAGGTCGAGCGCCTGCGGGTGAATTTCCGCGCCACGGCCGCGGTGCGCGGCGCCTCGCTCGCGGTGGCGCGCGGCGAGACCCATTGCCTGGTGGGTGAATCGGGCTGCGGCAAGTCGGTGACGGCGCTGGCGGTGATGAACCTCCTGGCGCGCGGCGGCGAGCGGCACGCCGAGCGGCTGGCATTCGAGGGCCAGGATCTCCTGAAGCTGCCGGAGCGCGGCATGGCGCGGCTGCGCGGCAACGCCATGGCCATGATCTTTCAGGAGCCGATGACCAGCCTCAATCCCGCCTACACGATCGGCTCGCAGATGACCGAGGTGCTGCGCCGGCACAAGGGCGCGAGCCAGCGCGCCGCCACCGACCGCGCGGCCGATCTGCTGGCGCGTGTCGGCATCACGGCACCGGGCATGAGACTGGGCCAGTTTCCGCACCAGCTCTCGGGCGGCCTGCGTCAGCGCGTGATGATCGCCATGGCGCTGATGTGCGAGCCGAGACTTCTGATCGCCGACGAGCCGACGACCGCGCTCGATGTCACGGTGCAAGCGCAGATCCTGCGGCTGCTCGCCGGGCTGCAGCGCGATCTCGGCCTCGGACTGCTGCTGATCACCCACGATCTCGGCATCGTGGCCCGCGTGGCCACCCGGGTGTCGGTCATGTACGCGGGCGAGGTCGTGGAGAGCGCGCCCACGGCGGAGCTGTTCGCCAATCCGCGCCATCCCTACACGCAAGGCCTGCTGCGCTGCGTGCCGGTGCCGGGCAAGATCCGGCGCGACCAGCCGCTCGGCGCCATTCGCGGCACGGTGCCGCGCATCGGCGCAGGCTTCGCGGGCTGCGCCTTCCGCGAGCGCTGCGACCTCGCCGACGAGACGTGCCGGAACGCGATCCCGCGACACAGCGCGAGTGCGGCGCACGACTATCTCTGCCGGCTGCCGGCATGA
- the dmeF gene encoding CDF family Co(II)/Ni(II) efflux transporter DmeF — protein MHSHTLADWRHDHVFLGAAHDRNERRTWLVVGLTAAMMVAEIVGGTLFGSMALLADGWHMSTHAGALGIAALAYRYARNHARDPRFAFGTGKLGDLAGFTSAIVLAMISLLIGYESVGRLFQPVAIRYDEAIAIAGVGLAVNLASAWLLGAGHQHDHDHGHDHDHGHDHDHGHDHDHGHDRDRHDDHGHHHPHHDHNLRAAYWHVMADALTSVLAIAGLLAARFYGWSWLDPAIGVVGACVIAHWSWGLIRDAGAVLIDAAPDRELGEAIRQRLEVGDDRIADLHVWRLGPGHHGAIVSLVSHAPEPVAHYKARLDDLAHLSHVTVEVHRCAGAH, from the coding sequence ATGCACAGCCATACGCTCGCCGACTGGCGCCACGACCATGTCTTCCTGGGCGCCGCGCACGATCGCAACGAGCGCCGCACCTGGCTGGTGGTGGGGCTCACTGCCGCCATGATGGTGGCCGAGATCGTGGGCGGCACGCTGTTCGGCTCGATGGCCCTGCTGGCCGACGGCTGGCACATGTCGACCCATGCCGGCGCGCTCGGCATCGCGGCGCTCGCCTATCGCTACGCCCGCAATCACGCGCGCGATCCACGCTTCGCCTTCGGCACCGGCAAGCTCGGCGATCTGGCGGGCTTCACCAGCGCGATCGTGCTCGCCATGATCTCGCTCCTGATCGGCTACGAGTCGGTGGGCCGTCTGTTCCAGCCCGTGGCCATCCGCTACGACGAGGCGATCGCGATCGCAGGCGTCGGTCTCGCCGTCAATCTGGCGAGCGCCTGGCTTCTGGGGGCAGGGCACCAGCACGATCATGACCATGGGCACGATCATGACCATGGGCACGATCATGACCATGGGCACGATCATGACCATGGGCACGACCGCGATCGGCACGACGATCATGGCCATCACCACCCTCATCATGACCACAACCTGCGCGCCGCCTACTGGCATGTGATGGCCGATGCGCTCACGTCCGTGCTGGCGATCGCGGGCCTGCTGGCGGCCCGCTTCTATGGCTGGAGCTGGCTCGATCCGGCGATCGGCGTCGTCGGTGCCTGCGTGATTGCGCACTGGTCGTGGGGACTGATCCGCGATGCGGGGGCGGTCCTCATCGATGCCGCGCCGGATCGCGAGCTGGGCGAGGCGATCCGCCAGCGCCTCGAGGTCGGCGACGATCGCATTGCCGATCTCCATGTCTGGCGTCTCGGCCCCGGCCATCATGGCGCCATCGTGTCGCTGGTCTCGCATGCGCCCGAACCGGTGGCGCACTACAAGGCGCGGCTCGACGACCTGGCGCATCTCAGCCATGTCACGGTCGAGGTCCATCGTTGCGCCGGCGCGCATTGA
- a CDS encoding ABC transporter permease, which yields MLRFLVRRLIVAVLVAATVMILAFVLTRLSGDLAVSIAGPNATQADVDAVRKAYGLDRPLITQFFDWAARAATGDLGDSYFFKTRVSALIGERMPVTLTLGLTGLVIALLISLPLGILAAVRENTALDRVVQLVALLGQAMPSFWLSLLLMILFGLKLGWLPISGTDSWQSYIMPGVVLAFSAIPALTRLTRAGMIQAMGSDYIRTARAKGLSRASILLKHALRNAAIPVVAIAAVQLGFMLGGSIVIEQVFALHGVGFLAWESIAKNDFPVVQSVVLVLAVIYVALTMFADLMNAVLDPRLRRA from the coding sequence ATGCTTCGTTTTCTTGTTCGCCGGCTGATCGTGGCCGTGCTCGTCGCGGCGACGGTGATGATCCTCGCCTTCGTCCTCACCCGACTCTCGGGTGATCTCGCCGTTTCCATTGCCGGGCCGAACGCGACCCAGGCCGACGTGGACGCGGTCCGCAAGGCCTATGGTCTCGATCGGCCCCTGATCACCCAGTTCTTCGATTGGGCCGCCCGCGCGGCCACCGGGGACCTGGGGGACAGCTACTTTTTCAAGACGCGGGTGTCGGCGCTGATCGGCGAGCGGATGCCGGTGACCCTGACGCTCGGCCTGACCGGGCTTGTGATCGCGCTCCTGATCTCGCTGCCGCTCGGCATCCTGGCGGCGGTGCGCGAGAACACGGCGCTCGACCGGGTCGTGCAGCTCGTGGCGCTGCTCGGCCAGGCGATGCCCTCCTTCTGGCTCAGCCTGCTGCTGATGATCCTGTTCGGCCTGAAGCTCGGCTGGCTGCCGATCTCGGGCACCGACTCCTGGCAGAGCTACATCATGCCCGGCGTCGTGCTGGCCTTCTCTGCGATCCCTGCCCTCACCCGGCTCACGCGCGCCGGCATGATCCAGGCGATGGGCTCGGACTATATCCGTACGGCCCGCGCCAAGGGGCTGTCGCGCGCCTCGATCCTCCTGAAGCATGCGCTGCGCAACGCGGCCATCCCGGTGGTGGCCATCGCCGCCGTGCAGCTCGGCTTCATGCTGGGCGGCTCCATCGTGATCGAGCAGGTCTTCGCCCTGCACGGCGTGGGCTTCCTCGCCTGGGAGAGCATCGCCAAGAACGACTTTCCCGTCGTGCAATCCGTTGTGCTCGTGCTCGCCGTGATCTATGTCGCGCTCACCATGTTCGCAGACCTGATGAACGCCGTCCTCGATCCGCGGCTGCGCCGCGCATGA
- a CDS encoding oligopeptide/dipeptide ABC transporter ATP-binding protein: protein MTAAIDVRGVAKTFAAGKGRVVAVDEVSFSIPPGGVLGVVGESGCGKSTLARVILGLLAPDRGEVEIEGRKLAGLDRKARARLIQPVFQDPFSSLNPLARIRDIVALPLVAQGALGRTEIAYKVDEMLRRVGLSAEMGRRLPAELSGGQRQRVAIARALVLRPRIVVCDEPTSALDVSVQAQILNLLAELRRDLGLTYLFISHNLAVVEHVASEVAVMYLGRLVERAPTEQLFARPEHPYTKALLASVLTPEPGLGVPDVGLGDTLPDPANIPPGCRFHPRCPVAQPRCASETPPFKPRPGGGVECLLVP from the coding sequence ATGACCGCCGCGATCGATGTCCGCGGCGTCGCCAAGACCTTCGCGGCGGGCAAGGGCCGCGTCGTGGCGGTCGACGAGGTCTCCTTCTCGATCCCGCCCGGCGGCGTGCTGGGCGTGGTGGGCGAATCGGGCTGCGGCAAGAGCACACTCGCGCGCGTGATCCTGGGCCTGCTCGCGCCAGACCGGGGCGAGGTGGAGATCGAAGGCCGCAAGCTGGCAGGCCTCGATCGCAAGGCGCGGGCGCGCCTGATCCAGCCCGTGTTCCAGGATCCCTTCTCCTCGCTCAACCCCCTGGCGCGCATCCGCGACATCGTCGCCCTGCCGCTGGTGGCGCAAGGTGCGCTGGGCCGCACCGAGATCGCCTACAAGGTCGACGAGATGCTGAGACGGGTCGGCCTCAGCGCCGAGATGGGCCGCCGCCTGCCCGCCGAGCTTTCCGGCGGCCAGCGCCAGCGCGTCGCCATCGCCCGCGCCCTGGTCCTGCGGCCGCGCATCGTGGTGTGCGACGAGCCGACCTCGGCGCTCGACGTCTCGGTGCAGGCGCAGATCCTCAACCTGCTGGCCGAGCTCCGGCGCGATCTCGGTCTCACCTATCTCTTCATCAGCCACAATCTCGCCGTCGTCGAGCATGTCGCGAGCGAAGTGGCCGTGATGTATCTCGGCCGGCTGGTCGAGCGCGCACCGACCGAACAGCTGTTCGCCCGGCCGGAACATCCCTACACGAAGGCGTTGCTCGCCTCGGTGCTGACGCCGGAGCCGGGACTCGGCGTGCCCGACGTCGGGCTGGGCGACACGCTGCCCGACCCGGCCAACATTCCACCCGGCTGCCGCTTCCATCCGCGCTGTCCGGTCGCCCAGCCGCGCTGCGCCAGCGAGACGCCGCCCTTCAAGCCGCGGCCGGGCGGCGGGGTGGAGTGTCTGTTGGTGCCGTGA
- a CDS encoding ABC transporter permease, which produces MRGPRRGWRSAGTWFGAVIVGLAAFCAVFAPLLVPHDPFAQDLGKRLLVPFWMEGSDPHHLLGTDQLGRDYLSRLIWGCRISMLIGVTVSVVSGLIGITLGVLGGFLGGRADDVVMFAIATRLSLPVVLVALAVVGLLGSSMTLLVITLGLLQWDRFAVVSRATTMQVRNLDYVAAAWCAGCSRFRILAREVLPNIASHLVVVATLEAALAILLEAALSFLGLGVPPPLPSWGLMIAEAKDYMFFSPWVIMIPGAALFVLVLGINLLGDGLRDQFGARSEP; this is translated from the coding sequence TTGCGGGGTCCGAGGCGCGGCTGGCGCAGCGCCGGCACCTGGTTCGGCGCCGTCATCGTCGGCCTCGCGGCCTTCTGCGCGGTCTTCGCCCCGCTCCTCGTGCCGCACGATCCGTTCGCGCAGGATCTCGGCAAGCGCCTGCTGGTGCCGTTCTGGATGGAAGGATCGGATCCCCACCATCTCCTGGGCACCGACCAGCTCGGCCGGGATTATCTTTCGCGGCTAATCTGGGGTTGCCGCATCTCGATGCTGATCGGCGTCACCGTGAGCGTCGTCTCGGGCCTGATCGGCATCACGCTCGGCGTGCTGGGCGGCTTCCTGGGCGGCCGAGCCGACGATGTCGTGATGTTCGCGATCGCCACGCGCCTCTCGCTTCCCGTGGTGCTGGTGGCGCTGGCGGTCGTGGGCCTTCTCGGCAGCTCGATGACGCTGCTGGTGATCACGCTCGGCCTGCTGCAATGGGACCGCTTCGCCGTCGTGTCGCGCGCCACGACGATGCAGGTGCGCAACCTCGACTATGTCGCCGCCGCCTGGTGCGCCGGCTGCTCGCGCTTCCGCATCCTCGCGCGCGAGGTGCTGCCCAACATCGCGAGCCACCTCGTCGTGGTGGCCACGCTCGAGGCCGCCCTCGCCATCCTCCTGGAGGCGGCGCTCTCCTTTCTCGGCCTCGGCGTCCCGCCGCCGCTGCCGTCGTGGGGCCTGATGATCGCCGAGGCCAAGGACTACATGTTCTTCAGCCCCTGGGTGATCATGATCCCGGGCGCCGCTCTGTTCGTGCTGGTCCTTGGCATCAACCTGCTGGGCGATGGCCTGCGCGACCAGTTCGGCGCGAGGTCCGAGCCGTGA
- a CDS encoding 4a-hydroxytetrahydrobiopterin dehydratase has product MRQALRHRHRKRRTRMTARLTGKARSDALAALTGWTEVAGRDAIRKSFKFADFNQAWGFMSRVALAADKADHHPEWSNVYNRVEIVLSTHDAGGVTDKDVALARFIDQAAG; this is encoded by the coding sequence ATGAGGCAAGCTTTGCGCCACAGGCACAGAAAGAGGAGGACCCGCATGACCGCCAGGTTGACCGGAAAGGCACGCAGCGATGCGCTGGCCGCGCTCACGGGATGGACGGAGGTCGCCGGCCGCGACGCCATCCGGAAGAGCTTCAAGTTCGCCGACTTCAACCAGGCGTGGGGCTTCATGAGCCGCGTCGCCCTGGCGGCCGACAAGGCCGACCATCATCCCGAGTGGTCGAATGTCTACAATCGGGTCGAGATCGTCCTTTCCACCCACGATGCCGGCGGCGTCACCGACAAGGACGTGGCGCTCGCCAGGTTCATCGACCAGGCGGCGGGCTGA
- a CDS encoding metallopeptidase family protein — protein sequence MPVFTNPRRTPSFGVAPSLEDIEAIAAEALATIPEEFRRHVGNVRIQVDDFPSDEVEKAMELDTPFDVLGLYQGVSMVERGAGHVANDIDRIFLYRRPILDYWCESQEDLSHIVRHVLIHEIGHHFGLSDDDMEAIEAKAEEESRRARPSA from the coding sequence ATGCCGGTCTTCACCAATCCGCGGCGCACGCCCAGTTTCGGTGTTGCGCCATCGCTGGAGGATATCGAAGCCATCGCCGCCGAGGCGCTGGCGACGATTCCGGAAGAGTTTCGTCGGCATGTCGGCAACGTCCGCATACAGGTCGACGACTTCCCATCGGACGAGGTCGAGAAGGCGATGGAGCTCGACACGCCCTTCGACGTGCTCGGCCTCTACCAGGGCGTGTCGATGGTCGAGCGCGGCGCAGGCCATGTCGCCAACGACATCGACCGCATCTTCCTCTATCGCCGTCCGATCCTCGACTACTGGTGCGAGTCGCAGGAGGACCTGTCGCACATCGTGCGCCATGTGCTGATCCACGAGATCGGCCATCACTTCGGCCTGAGCGATGACGACATGGAAGCGATCGAGGCCAAGGCCGAGGAAGAGTCCAGGCGCGCCCGACCGAGCGCCTAG
- a CDS encoding ABC transporter substrate-binding protein, protein MKITRRSAIFAATSLAVAPSVARAQKAADTLRIQFVDAVPNVDMYFNSQRTGLILAHQAWDMLVHRDPATFEIKPSLATEWKFADASTLDLTIRQGVKFHDGSPLSADDVVYTINMAADPASKVATPSNYSWIKKAEKTGDSAVRIHMSRPTPAALEYLAMVTPIHPKAYREKVGPEGFAAKPVGAGPYKIVKNEQGKEVVFERFADYWSGSPKGKPAIKTLHVRFVPDLATEVTELLARRADWIWNINPDQLASINKVPYLQAVRQESMRVGYLQIDAAGRTGAGNPLTKLKVRQAIFHAINRQEFADKLVTGGSRVPPAPCFPSQFGCDANAAVKYDYDPKKAKALLAEAGYPNGFDTEMVTYVQPTSWPAAIQSYLQAVGIRAKINQLQVAPAIDKSHRGEAPLYMGSWGSYSINDVSAILPVMFGEGAGDNYSKDPELEKLVAAGGATADKEDRLEAYSKAIKLETEKAYWLPINTYVNTYAFSKELDFPTFPDELPRFYLAKWK, encoded by the coding sequence GTGAAGATTACCCGCCGCTCGGCAATATTCGCCGCCACGTCGCTCGCCGTCGCTCCTTCCGTCGCCCGTGCGCAGAAGGCGGCTGACACGCTGCGCATCCAGTTCGTCGACGCCGTCCCCAATGTCGACATGTATTTCAACAGTCAGCGCACCGGACTCATTCTGGCGCACCAGGCCTGGGACATGCTGGTGCATCGCGATCCGGCCACCTTCGAGATCAAGCCGTCGCTCGCCACCGAGTGGAAGTTCGCCGACGCCAGCACCCTCGATCTTACGATCCGGCAGGGCGTCAAGTTCCATGACGGCAGCCCGCTCTCGGCCGACGACGTGGTCTACACCATCAACATGGCGGCGGATCCGGCGAGCAAGGTGGCGACGCCCAGCAACTACTCCTGGATCAAGAAGGCGGAGAAGACCGGCGACTCCGCCGTGCGCATCCACATGAGCCGGCCGACGCCGGCCGCGCTCGAATATCTCGCCATGGTGACGCCGATCCATCCCAAGGCCTATCGCGAGAAGGTGGGCCCCGAAGGCTTCGCCGCCAAGCCGGTCGGGGCCGGTCCTTACAAGATCGTCAAGAACGAGCAGGGCAAGGAGGTCGTCTTCGAGCGCTTCGCGGACTATTGGTCGGGCTCGCCCAAGGGCAAGCCGGCGATCAAGACCCTGCATGTGCGCTTCGTGCCCGATCTTGCCACCGAAGTGACGGAACTGCTCGCCCGGCGCGCCGACTGGATCTGGAACATCAATCCCGACCAGCTCGCCAGCATCAACAAGGTGCCGTACCTGCAGGCGGTGCGGCAGGAATCGATGCGCGTCGGCTACCTCCAGATCGACGCCGCTGGCCGCACCGGCGCCGGCAATCCGCTGACCAAGCTCAAGGTGCGCCAGGCGATCTTCCACGCCATCAACCGCCAGGAATTCGCCGACAAGCTGGTGACCGGCGGCAGCCGCGTACCGCCCGCACCCTGCTTCCCCAGCCAGTTCGGCTGCGACGCCAACGCCGCGGTGAAGTACGACTACGATCCCAAGAAGGCCAAGGCGCTGCTCGCCGAGGCGGGCTATCCCAACGGCTTCGATACCGAGATGGTGACCTACGTGCAGCCGACCTCGTGGCCAGCCGCCATCCAGAGCTATCTCCAGGCGGTCGGCATCCGGGCCAAGATCAACCAGCTCCAGGTGGCGCCCGCCATCGACAAGTCGCATCGCGGCGAGGCGCCGCTCTACATGGGAAGCTGGGGCAGCTACTCGATCAACGACGTGTCGGCGATCCTGCCGGTGATGTTCGGCGAGGGCGCGGGCGACAACTATTCCAAGGATCCCGAGCTCGAGAAGCTCGTGGCGGCCGGCGGTGCCACCGCCGACAAGGAGGACCGCCTCGAGGCCTACTCGAAGGCGATCAAGCTCGAGACGGAGAAGGCCTACTGGCTGCCGATCAACACCTACGTCAACACCTACGCCTTCTCGAAGGAGCTCGACTTCCCGACCTTCCCGGACGAGCTGCCGCGGTTCTACCTTGCGAAGTGGAAGTGA